One region of Primulina tabacum isolate GXHZ01 chromosome 1, ASM2559414v2, whole genome shotgun sequence genomic DNA includes:
- the LOC142512736 gene encoding uncharacterized protein LOC142512736, which produces MAPTRRANQDTSRVQEENNTRLFGAGGPLPNGPQPTIHLTPEELKKIITDAVKMATAKKVTTRHSSHPKQQREQPQEEERREEERESSAGSKSPTVAEELGELRKKVKILEGQVGSKGSAPVVKGCPFSDIIVREPLPGHFKDYDGSSDPEEHLARFENMAMLHCYGDQIKCKVFLTTLVDSAQRWFEGLMPQSISCFEDFQKVFLHQFSSNKKYKKTAFSLFEVKQRQDETLRAYLKRFNRVALDVPTCAPETKTTAFMQGLWEGDFFRSLTKKFPGNFEDLLPRAEKYINMEEAQNQKREALKRSRGDQAVKPEERAPKKNGPGHFSHVPLRIARDREVQECSSDVAPLPSPVARASRPEHKGYCTLHKDCSHDTNECRILRKKSIMHPMPASHPPRDKSRQPPWLSKRPGPNVPPKSTNIPSGSRRGEVSSREERGRPVERKDPFPSQGVIKMISGGSTDGDSNQARKARSRRECLEVDGGRKDEPVISFGPEDLRGVSLPHNDVLVFQARVANYDVLRVFVDNGSSVNVIFKEALIQMDLQEYQLEAVETVLFGFAGHAVYPEGEITLPLTLGTGDPRKTVMNVFTVVDAPSSYNIILGRPAMNEMRAVASTYHQKIKFPELAGISPQMAEHKLNILPGSRPVKQKKRHFGPEKDKVIEEQVGELLRAGHIREVQFPTWLSNVVLVPKSTGKWRMCLDFRDLNKACPKDCYPLPRIDQLIDSTSGCELLSFLDAYQGYHQIPLALEDQDKASFITSGGTFCYVVMPFGLKNAGATYQRSMNLVFQKQIGRNIEVYVDDILIKTREVSHFIDDLAETFTTLKQYGIKLNPGKCVFGVRSGKFLGFLVTDRGIEVNPEKIRAIMDMPSPQSVRDVQKLTGRIAALSRFISRSTHRSYPFFQVLRKTQKFGWDNKCEQAFQDMKKHLADLPILAKPEPVEKLWVYLSTTEFDVSSVLIKEEGADQKPIYYC; this is translated from the exons ATGGCCCCTACTAGAAGAGCAAACCAAGACACTTCTCGAGTCCAGGAGGAGAACAATACTCGTCTTTTTGGTGCAGGTGGCCCTCTCCCTAATGGTCCTCAACCCACCATTCATTTAACTCCCGAGGAGTTAAAAAAGATTATAACTGATGCTGTTAAGATGGCTACGGCAAAGAAGGTCACCACTCGTCATTCCAGTCATCCTAAGCAGCAACGGGAGCAGCCGCAAGAGGAAGAGAGAAGGGAGGAGGAGAGGGAATCAAGCGCGGGTTCTAAGTCCCCCACTGTTGCGGAAGAATTAGGGGAATTGAGGAAGAAAGTCAAGATATTGGAGGGACAAGTTGGTTCTAAGGGCAGTGCTCCAGTTGTAAAAGGTTGCCCGTTCTCAGATATCATTGTCCGGGAACCACTACCCGGGCATTTCAAGGACTATGATGGGAGTTCAGATCCCGAGGAGCACCTCGCTCGTTTCGAAAACATGGCCATGTTGCATTGCTATGGAGACCAAATTAAATGTAAAGTGTTCCTCACCACCTTAGTGGACTCCGCACAAAGATGGTTTGAAGGGTTGATGCCACAAAGCATCAgttgctttgaagatttccaAAAGGTATTCTTGCATCAATTTAGCAGCAACAAGAAGTACAAGAAGACCGCTTTCAGTTTATTTGAGGTAAAGCAGAGGCAAGATGAAACCCTAAGGGCGTATCTCAAAAGATTCAACCGAGTGGCCCTGGATGTGCCGACCTGTGCACCCGAGACGAAGACTACAGCGTTCATGCAAGGGCTGTGGGAAGGGGATTTTTTTCGATCCTTAACTAAGAAATTTCCCGGGAACTTCGAAGATCTCTTACCCCGAGCAGAAAAATACATTAATATGGAAGAAGCGCAAAATCAGAAAAGAGAGGCCTTGAAGAGATCAAGAGGAGACCAGGCTGTCAAACCCGAAGAAAGAGCTCCCAAGAAAAATGGCCCGGGACATTTCTCTCATGTACCTTTGAGAATTGCCCGGGACCGAGAGGTTCAAGAATGCAGCTCAGATGTGGCCCCGCTTCCCAGTCCTGTGGCGAGAGCGTCAAGGCCAGAGCATAAAGGGTACTGCACCCTCCATAAAGATTGTTCCCATGACACCAATGAATGCCGGATCCTGAGGAAGAAATCCATTATGCACCCTATGCCAGCATCTCATCCTCCTCGAGATAAGTCTAGACAGCCACCTTGGTTGTCTAAACGTCCCGGACCGAATGTTCCTCCAAAGTCAACAAACATCCCGAGCGGAAGTAGAAGGGGAGAAGTAAGTTCTCGGGAAGAAAGGGGCCGACCAGTAGAGAGGAAGGACCCTTTCCCAAGCCAAGGAGTGATAAAAATGATCTCGGGAGGGTCCACAGATGGTGATTCCAATCAAGCTCGGAAAGCAAGGAGTAGGAGGGAGTGTTTGGAGGTCGATGGAGGGAGGAAAGACGAGCCAGTCATAAGCTTTGGACCAGAAGACCTCAGAGGAGTTAGTCTACCTCACAATGACGTTCTTGTCTTTCAGGCCCGAGTGGCTAACTATGATGTGCTGAGAGTATTTGTTGACAATGGCAGCTCGGTCAATGTCATCTTTAAGGAGGCGCTGAtccaaatggatttacaagaataTCAATTAGAGGCGGTTGAGACTGTCTTGTTTGGTTTCGCTGGACATGCTGTGTACCCTGAGGGGGAAATCACTCTACCCCTGACCCTGGGCACAGGAGACCCGAGGAAGACAGTGATGAATGTTTTTACAGTGGTGGATGCTCCATCCTCGTACAATATCATATTGGGAAGGCCGGCCATGAATGAGATGAGAGCCGTGGCCTCCACTTATCACCAGAAAATCAAGTTCCCG GAATTGGCCGGGATCTCACCCCAAATGGCCgaacataaattaaatatcctCCCGGGATCCCGGCCCGTGAAGCAAAAGAAGAGGCATTTTGGCCCTGAAAAAGATAAAGTAATTGAAGAGCAAGTAGGAGAGTTGTTAAGAGCAGGGCATATCAGGGAAGTCCAATTCCCTACCTGGCTATCAAATGTGGTTCTCGTCCCAAAATCTACTGGGAAATGGAGAATGTGTCTGGATTTCAGAGACTTGAATAAAGCATGCCCAAAAGATTGTTATCCACTCCCCCGAATTGATCAGCTGATAGATTCCACTTCTGGATGCGAGTTATTAAGCTTTCTGGATGCATATCAGGGGTATCACCAAATCCCCTTAGCTCTGGAAGACCAGGATAAAGCCAGTTTTATTACCTCCGGGGGCACCTTTTGCTATGTcgttatgccttttggattaAAAAATGCGGGGGCTACGTACCAACGCTCGATGAATCTTGTCTTCCAAAAGCAAATAGGTCGGAATATTGAggtgtatgtggacgacattcTAATCAAAACCCGGGAAGTCTCCCACTTCATTGATGATTTAGCTGAAACTTTCACCACTTTAAAACAATATGGAATAAAGCTCAACCCGGGCAAGTGTGTATTCGGGGTCAGGAGTggtaaatttttgggtttcttgGTAACTGACAGGGGAATCGAAGTCAACCCTGAGAAAATCAGAGCAATAATGGACATGCCTTCTCCTCAGTCTGTCCGAGATGTGCAGAAATTAACTGGGAGGATTGCTGCCCTGTCGCGCTTCATTTCCCGATCTACCCATCGGAGTTATCCATTCTTCCAAGTCCTAAGGAAAACGCAGAAATTTGGCTGGGACAACAAATGTGAACAAGCTTTTCAGGACATGAAGAAGCACCTGGCCGATTTGCCTATTTTAGCCAAGCCCGAGCCCGTGGAAAAATTATGGGTCTATCTCTCCACCACTGAATTTGATGTTAGTTCTGTGCTCATCAAGGAAGAAGGAGCCGATCAGAAACCAATATattattgttag